From the genome of Malus sylvestris chromosome 6, drMalSylv7.2, whole genome shotgun sequence, one region includes:
- the LOC126626051 gene encoding MOB kinase activator-like 1B, protein MSLFGLGRNQRTFRPKKSAPSGSKGAQLRKHIDATLGSGNLREAVKLPTGEDLNEWLAVNTVDFFNQVNLLYGTLTEFCTPENCPTMTAGPKYEYRWADGVQIKKPIEVSAPKYVEYLMDWIESQLDDESIFPQKLGAPFPPNFREVVKTIFKRLFRVYAHIYHSHFQKIVSLKEEAHLNTCFKHFILFTCEFVLIDKKELAPLQELIESIIVPY, encoded by the exons ATGAGTCTCTTCGGTCTGGGCAG AAACCAGAGGACGTTCCGCCCGAAAAAAAGCGCACCTTCAGGGAGTAAG GGTGCTCAGCTTAGAAAGCATATTGATGCTACACTTGGTAGTGGCAACCTAAGAGAGGCAGTAAAACTTCCAACTGGAGAAGATTTAAATGAATGGCTTGCTGTTaaca CTGTGGATTTCTTCAATCAGGTCAACTTGTTATACGGTACCCTCACAGAGTTCTGTACTCCAGAGAATTGTCCTACAATGACTGCAGGCCCCAA GTATGAGTATAGGTGGGCAGATGGTGTACAGATTAAGAAACCGATTGAGGTTTCAGCTCCAAAATATGTTGAATATCTAATGGACTGGATTGAATCTCAACTTGATGATGAATCCATATTTCCCCAAAAGCTTG GTGCACCATTTCCCCCCAATTTCAGGGAGGTTGTGAAGACGATATTCAAAAGACTGTTCCGTGTATATGCCCACATATATCACTCTCATTTCCAGAaaattgtgagccttaaggagGAGGCCCATTTAAATACTTGCTTCAAGCATTTCATACTATTTACCTGC GAATTTGTGCTAATTGACAAGAAGGAGCTAGCTCCACTTCAAGAGCTTATAGAATCCATCATTGTTCCTTATTGA
- the LOC126626050 gene encoding uncharacterized protein LOC126626050 yields the protein MGSFKGHILPGTLFLVVGVWHVWCSLVRYVSNPKSFRVHVWNPVPGVDGRLKYFELYLIAVGAFIDMCIELLYSTHLKFFVDGVLNPHHMNDFEHSGMLLMFFIFGVVTLISQETRFLPMPEGALALIAATAFCAEYLLFYFHSTTHKGLEGYYHILLVLLIGLCIVSTVAGALLPTSFPIDLCSGIAITLQGLWFYQTAFTLYGPMMPDGCQLKDDMISCHSVDNEVRGELLANFQFFTMVLSVLVAVVGGYGFVASRFGHSDQRSLRAV from the exons ATGGGTTCTTTCAAAGGTCATATTCTGCCAGGGACTTTGTTTTTGGTTGTTGGGGTGTGGCACGTATGGTGCTCGCTGGTGAGATATGTGTCAAACCCCAAGTCCTTTCGGGTACATGTATGGAACCCAGTTCCCGGTGTTGATGGGAGGCTTAAGTATTTTGAGCTTTATCTTATAGCagttggtgctttcattgataTGTGTATCGAGCTTTTGTATTCGACCCATCTCAAGTTCTTTGTAGATGGAGTCTTGAACCCTCATCACATGAATGATTTCGAGCACTCGGGGATGCTTCTTATGTTCTTTATCTTTGGGGTTGTCACCCTGATCTCACAGGAGACAAG ATTTCTTCCGATGCCTGAAGGAGCTCTTGCTCTGATTGCTGCTACAGCATTCTGTGCAGAGTATCTCCTTTTCTACTTTCACTCAACAACTCATAAAGGCCTCGAGGGGTATTACCACATCCTCCTTGTCCTCCTAATCGGGCTCTGCATAGTATCAACTGTAGCTGGAGCCCTCTTACCAACCAGCTTTCCAATTGATTTATGTAGCGGTATTGCCATAACTCTCCAAGGCCTCTGGTTTTATCAGACTGCGTTCACTCTCTACGGCCCCATGATGCCAGATGGTTGTCAGCTCAAGGATGATATGATCTCATGTCATTCTGTCGACAATGAGGTCCGAGGTGAGTTGCTTGCAAACTTCCAGTTCTTTACCATGGTTCTTAGTGTACTTGTTGCAGTTGTGGGAGGATATGGTTTTGTTGCCTCAAGATTTGGGCATTCTGATCAACGGAGCTTGCGTGCAGTATAG